A single Inediibacterium massiliense DNA region contains:
- the citF gene encoding citrate lyase subunit alpha: protein MKNILGRNIPEEIQGYKVVKPFQGAFVGLGEVKKKEVLLKSVMPGEEKIVQSIEEALKKCDIKDGMTISFHHHLRNGDYVLNMVMEEISKRDIKDIKIAASSIFPVHAPLVEHMKNGVVTGIYANYMSGPVAEAISKGQLKNPAIMHTHGGRARAIESGDLSIDIAFIAAPTCDTYGNINGVEGKAACGSLGYAIPDALYAQNVVAITDHLIPYPACPIEISQEYVDYIVEVESIGDPKGIVSGTTKITKDPVGLKIAKMTSQVIEASGLLKNGFSFQTGAGGTSLAVAAYVKELMEKNEIKGSFAAGGITGYMVEMFEEGLFNGIFDVQCFDLKAIESYKNNKAHQGMSASMYGNPHNKGAVVNNLDVMILGATEIDVDFNVNVTTGSDGMIMGGSGGHSDTAAGAKLAIVVTQLVKGRLPIVVDEVTTVTTPGETIDVLVTERGIAVNPKREDLIEKLEKTNLPILSIKDLKEMAENMTGVPEKIEKGNEIVAVVEYRDGTIIDTVKRVKD from the coding sequence ATGAAAAATATACTTGGAAGAAATATTCCAGAAGAGATCCAAGGGTATAAAGTAGTCAAACCATTTCAAGGAGCTTTTGTAGGTTTAGGAGAGGTAAAAAAGAAAGAAGTTTTACTAAAGAGCGTAATGCCAGGAGAAGAAAAGATCGTGCAATCTATTGAAGAAGCACTTAAAAAATGTGATATAAAAGATGGTATGACTATTTCTTTTCACCATCATTTAAGAAATGGTGATTATGTACTCAATATGGTTATGGAAGAGATTTCAAAAAGGGATATTAAAGATATAAAAATTGCAGCAAGCTCTATTTTTCCGGTTCATGCTCCCCTTGTTGAGCATATGAAAAATGGTGTAGTAACAGGTATATATGCAAATTATATGTCAGGACCTGTAGCTGAAGCTATTTCAAAAGGACAGCTTAAAAATCCAGCTATTATGCATACTCATGGAGGAAGAGCAAGAGCTATTGAGTCCGGAGATCTTTCTATAGATATAGCATTTATTGCAGCTCCTACATGCGATACTTATGGAAATATCAATGGAGTAGAGGGAAAAGCTGCATGTGGAAGTTTAGGTTATGCGATTCCAGATGCTTTATATGCCCAAAATGTAGTAGCGATTACAGATCATCTTATACCTTATCCTGCATGTCCAATTGAGATTAGTCAAGAATATGTAGATTATATTGTAGAAGTAGAAAGTATAGGAGATCCAAAAGGAATTGTATCTGGAACTACAAAAATTACAAAAGATCCTGTAGGACTAAAAATTGCTAAGATGACATCTCAAGTCATAGAAGCTTCTGGACTTTTAAAGAATGGATTTTCTTTTCAGACAGGAGCAGGAGGAACATCACTAGCTGTTGCAGCTTATGTAAAAGAACTTATGGAAAAAAATGAAATAAAGGGAAGTTTTGCAGCAGGTGGTATCACAGGATATATGGTTGAAATGTTTGAAGAAGGGTTATTTAATGGAATCTTTGATGTACAATGTTTTGATTTAAAAGCAATCGAATCTTATAAAAATAATAAAGCACATCAAGGAATGTCAGCTTCTATGTATGGAAATCCTCATAACAAAGGTGCCGTTGTAAATAATCTGGATGTAATGATTTTAGGGGCAACAGAGATTGATGTAGATTTCAATGTAAATGTAACTACTGGATCAGATGGAATGATTATGGGAGGTTCAGGAGGACATAGTGATACAGCAGCGGGAGCAAAGCTTGCTATTGTAGTAACACAACTTGTAAAGGGAAGACTTCCTATTGTTGTAGATGAGGTAACGACTGTAACTACCCCTGGAGAGACTATAGATGTATTAGTAACAGAAAGAGGAATTGCAGTGAATCCAAAAAGAGAAGATTTAATAGAAAAATTAGAAAAAACTAATTTGCCAATTTTATCTATAAAAGATTTAAAGGAAATGGCAGAAAATATGACAGGGGTACCAGAAAAAATTGAAAAAGGCAATGAAATCGTAGCCGTAGTAGAATATAGAGATGGTACCATTATTGATACAGTAAAAAGAGTGAAGGATTGA
- the citC gene encoding [citrate (pro-3S)-lyase] ligase translates to MNDIRIEKINLNSSQRLKVESFLSTFNLFLDKDVEYTIVAKKEEEIVGTCSHFGKILKCFAVNEEIQGEGIASKLITHITNKLFDEGIYETFIFTKPKNKNIFKGLHYHEVYATDEVVLLEGGMANIKKAIQNMLKKSGLGSEKKAALVMNCNPFTLGHRYIIEKASQENDEVVVFIVEENRSLFPFHVRMNLVKEGTKDLKNVHILPGGNYIISSATFPSYFIREADERLKAYTKLDAGIFAKFIAPIFNIQKRYVGTEPYCNVTHAYNKTLHEVLPKEGIEVIEVDRILKNNHPISASFVRQLIKEENWEDMKKLLPESTYDFLKSHDAQEIIQRIKRSDSPH, encoded by the coding sequence ATGAATGATATAAGAATTGAAAAAATCAATTTAAATAGTTCACAAAGGTTAAAGGTTGAAAGTTTTCTTTCAACTTTTAACCTATTTTTAGATAAAGATGTAGAATATACAATTGTAGCCAAAAAGGAAGAAGAAATTGTAGGAACCTGTTCTCATTTTGGAAAAATATTAAAATGTTTTGCAGTCAACGAAGAAATACAAGGAGAAGGTATTGCTTCAAAATTGATTACTCATATTACCAATAAGCTTTTTGATGAAGGGATTTATGAAACATTTATTTTTACAAAACCTAAAAATAAAAATATATTTAAAGGACTTCATTATCATGAAGTTTATGCTACAGATGAAGTTGTTTTATTAGAAGGTGGAATGGCGAATATAAAGAAGGCTATACAAAATATGTTAAAAAAAAGCGGCCTTGGAAGTGAAAAAAAAGCAGCTTTAGTGATGAATTGTAATCCATTTACATTAGGCCATAGGTATATTATAGAAAAAGCTTCTCAGGAGAATGATGAGGTTGTAGTATTTATTGTGGAAGAAAATAGATCTTTGTTTCCTTTTCATGTAAGAATGAATTTGGTAAAAGAAGGAACAAAAGATTTGAAGAACGTTCATATATTACCAGGAGGAAATTATATTATTTCATCTGCTACTTTCCCATCTTATTTTATAAGAGAGGCAGATGAAAGATTAAAAGCTTATACAAAGCTAGATGCAGGAATATTTGCCAAATTTATTGCTCCTATTTTTAATATACAAAAAAGATATGTAGGAACAGAGCCTTATTGTAATGTAACCCATGCATACAATAAAACACTTCATGAAGTACTTCCAAAAGAGGGAATAGAAGTAATAGAAGTAGATAGAATTCTTAAGAATAATCATCCTATTAGTGCTTCTTTTGTGAGGCAATTGATTAAAGAAGAAAATTGGGAGGATATGAAAAAACTTCTTCCTGAAAGTACCTATGATTTTTTAAAATCTCATGATGCACAAGAGATCATACAAAGAATAAAAAGGAGTGACTCTCCCCATTGA
- the citX gene encoding citrate lyase holo-[acyl-carrier protein] synthase, whose protein sequence is MKEVLEDREKRYDKILQLIQQYKLSVVCGKINYPGNDKNTSKAYIAFDVLQKLLISKLNDFIVYKEILSGSDGNSILIVVNLNMEEAKKIAVSIEDNHFLGRAFDIDVYKQDGAPLDRKNIGMKGRNCMLCHEDARVCIKTKRHSTKEVLDHVDQMIEEYIQLHESLK, encoded by the coding sequence ATGAAAGAAGTATTAGAAGATAGAGAAAAAAGATATGACAAAATACTACAGCTTATACAACAATATAAATTATCTGTAGTTTGTGGAAAAATAAATTATCCAGGAAATGATAAAAATACATCAAAAGCTTATATAGCTTTTGATGTATTACAAAAATTACTGATTTCAAAATTAAATGATTTTATTGTATATAAGGAAATTCTTTCTGGATCTGATGGAAATAGTATATTAATCGTAGTAAATTTAAATATGGAAGAAGCGAAAAAAATAGCAGTAAGTATAGAAGACAATCATTTCTTAGGTAGAGCTTTTGATATAGATGTGTATAAACAAGATGGAGCTCCACTAGATCGGAAAAATATAGGGATGAAAGGCAGAAATTGTATGCTTTGCCATGAAGATGCTAGGGTATGCATAAAAACAAAACGTCATAGTACAAAAGAAGTACTAGATCATGTAGATCAAATGATTGAGGAGTATATACAATTACATGAAAGCCTGAAATAG
- the citG gene encoding triphosphoribosyl-dephospho-CoA synthase CitG, whose translation MQKDFEICQYISEMALKAMLFEVSATPKPGLVDRNNSGAHKDMDFYSFMASSASLAHTFHECAYEGFTFEEDDLKKLLNKIRPIGIKGENKMFCATNKVNTHKGLIFSLGIICAASAYKYKEVKSLSMNVEEICRIIQKMSQGISQQELGDVQKKEKLTYGENLFKKYGIKGIRGEVESGFLTVRKYSLPICKKLMRENKNMNDVLVQVLLHLMSVTEDSNILGRHDVNTLKDVQRMAKEVLNLGGISTKEGRQRIFHMDSEFISKHISPGGSADLLAVTMMLYFLENINS comes from the coding sequence TTGCAGAAAGATTTTGAAATTTGTCAGTATATTAGTGAAATGGCACTGAAGGCTATGTTATTTGAAGTATCTGCTACACCAAAGCCTGGGCTTGTAGATCGAAACAACTCAGGAGCGCATAAAGATATGGACTTTTACTCTTTTATGGCGAGTAGTGCATCTTTAGCACATACTTTTCATGAATGTGCTTATGAAGGCTTTACTTTTGAAGAAGATGATCTTAAAAAACTATTAAATAAAATTCGTCCAATAGGAATAAAAGGCGAAAATAAAATGTTTTGTGCAACGAATAAAGTGAATACCCATAAGGGACTCATTTTTTCTTTAGGAATTATTTGTGCAGCTTCTGCTTATAAATATAAAGAAGTAAAAAGCTTATCCATGAATGTAGAAGAGATTTGCAGAATCATTCAAAAAATGAGCCAAGGAATTTCTCAACAGGAATTAGGAGATGTACAAAAAAAGGAAAAGTTAACTTATGGAGAAAATCTATTTAAAAAATATGGAATAAAAGGAATACGTGGAGAAGTAGAATCAGGGTTTTTAACAGTTAGAAAATATTCTTTACCTATATGTAAAAAACTTATGAGAGAAAATAAAAATATGAATGATGTTTTGGTTCAGGTGTTGTTACATCTTATGAGTGTAACAGAAGATAGTAATATTTTAGGAAGACATGATGTAAATACTTTAAAGGATGTTCAAAGGATGGCAAAAGAGGTATTAAATCTAGGAGGAATATCTACAAAAGAAGGTAGACAAAGAATTTTTCATATGGATTCTGAATTTATTAGTAAACATATTAGTCCGGGAGGGTCTGCAGATCTTTTGGCAGTAACCATGATGCTTTATTTTTTGGAAAATATAAATTCATAA
- a CDS encoding M15 family metallopeptidase — MKNKKWITLFHKSILLIGSTAILSSFTYSEDIQIKGKLEEQIKIMNEYNKENSIDEQASIEDINQFTYEPLPEEIKQKIQGVSWKKNPYISLDDLAYARVCYVGFDNQDHQGELIVHKKVAKEVVEIFEELYKSKFPIEKIKLIDEYGASDELSMADNNTSAFCFREVTGNNKNLSKHSYGIAIDINPIQNPYIKGKKVAPLQGKQYMNRLHIQKGMIVKDDICYKAFKNRGWTWGGEWKSLKDYQHFEKNISLK, encoded by the coding sequence ATGAAAAATAAAAAATGGATTACACTTTTCCATAAATCTATTTTGCTTATAGGAAGTACTGCTATTTTAAGTAGTTTTACCTATTCAGAAGATATACAAATAAAAGGAAAGTTGGAGGAGCAAATAAAAATTATGAATGAATATAACAAAGAAAATTCTATAGATGAACAAGCTTCTATAGAAGATATAAATCAATTTACATATGAGCCTTTGCCTGAGGAGATCAAACAGAAAATACAAGGCGTATCATGGAAGAAAAATCCTTATATATCTTTAGATGATTTGGCTTATGCAAGAGTTTGCTATGTTGGATTTGATAATCAAGATCATCAAGGGGAATTAATTGTACATAAAAAGGTTGCAAAAGAAGTAGTAGAAATTTTCGAAGAATTATATAAATCTAAATTTCCTATAGAAAAAATTAAACTAATTGATGAATATGGAGCGAGTGATGAATTATCTATGGCAGATAATAATACATCTGCATTTTGTTTTAGAGAAGTGACAGGAAACAATAAAAATTTGTCTAAGCACAGTTATGGAATAGCTATTGATATTAATCCTATTCAAAATCCTTACATAAAGGGAAAAAAAGTGGCCCCATTACAAGGAAAACAATATATGAATAGACTCCATATTCAAAAGGGAATGATTGTGAAAGATGATATTTGCTATAAAGCTTTTAAAAATAGAGGATGGACTTGGGGTGGAGAGTGGAAGTCTTTAAAGGATTATCAACATTTTGAAAAAAATATTTCTTTAAAGTAA
- a CDS encoding NAD(P)/FAD-dependent oxidoreductase: protein MDLQTGKFYWDTTLKNPPTYPPLQNDITCDVLIIGGGSSGAQCAHYLSEYDLNVVVVEKNKVGYGSTRSNTSLIQYAGEKTFLQLINSFGEDYALRHILLCKDAINEIEKASSSLEINPDFIRRNSLYYASYKEDVSKLEEEYNLLKKHNFSVEFWTEEQIIKKFPFRKYAGLYYINDAELNPYKFTIGLLEKARKKGVRIFEQTEIQGKNFKKNHNIFHTKNGNVIHANYVIIAAGYECLDFKNEKNAVMVSSYAVITNPVNDFSTWYKRSLIWESARPYVYMRTTPDNRIIIGGLDENTLFPQKRDSKLIHKKDELIAEFQKLFPNIEVSSEFYIAALYGGTHDGLPIIGKYEEFPNCYFLMAYGDNGTVYSMSLAKIISQTITKGHHKDLDLYLQTRPFLNS from the coding sequence ATGGATTTACAGACAGGAAAATTTTATTGGGATACAACACTGAAAAACCCTCCTACTTATCCTCCCCTGCAAAATGATATTACATGCGATGTATTGATTATAGGAGGAGGAAGCTCTGGAGCTCAATGTGCTCATTATTTGAGTGAATATGATTTGAATGTAGTTGTTGTAGAAAAAAATAAAGTAGGATATGGAAGTACTCGATCTAATACATCCCTAATTCAATATGCAGGAGAAAAAACATTTTTGCAATTGATCAATAGTTTCGGAGAAGATTATGCTTTAAGACATATATTATTATGTAAAGATGCAATCAATGAAATTGAAAAAGCATCTTCATCTTTAGAAATAAATCCAGATTTTATTCGAAGAAATAGTCTTTATTATGCAAGTTATAAAGAAGATGTTTCAAAACTAGAAGAAGAATACAATCTATTAAAAAAACATAATTTTTCTGTTGAATTTTGGACTGAAGAGCAAATCATAAAAAAATTTCCTTTTAGAAAATATGCAGGCTTATATTACATAAACGATGCAGAATTAAATCCTTATAAATTTACTATTGGTCTATTGGAAAAAGCAAGAAAGAAGGGTGTTCGTATTTTTGAACAAACAGAAATACAAGGAAAAAATTTCAAAAAAAATCACAATATTTTTCACACAAAGAATGGAAATGTTATTCATGCTAATTATGTCATTATAGCTGCCGGATATGAATGTTTAGATTTTAAAAATGAAAAAAATGCAGTTATGGTAAGTTCTTATGCCGTCATTACCAATCCAGTAAATGACTTTTCCACTTGGTATAAAAGGTCTCTTATTTGGGAAAGCGCTCGTCCTTATGTTTATATGAGAACTACACCCGATAATCGAATTATTATTGGAGGTCTAGATGAAAATACACTGTTTCCTCAAAAAAGAGACTCAAAACTTATCCATAAAAAAGACGAGTTAATTGCAGAGTTTCAAAAACTTTTCCCAAATATAGAGGTCTCTTCTGAGTTTTATATAGCAGCCCTTTATGGAGGCACTCATGATGGATTACCTATCATAGGAAAATATGAAGAATTTCCTAATTGCTATTTTTTAATGGCTTATGGAGACAATGGTACAGTTTACAGTATGTCTTTGGCAAAAATAATTTCTCAAACTATTACAAAGGGACATCATAAAGATTTAGATCTATATCTTCAAACTCGTCCATTTTTAAACTCATAA
- a CDS encoding DMT family transporter, with the protein MDKTNVLKTSTTKSQMYADLGMVVAAIIWGTSTVITKVALVNLSPFTFQTLRFSIAFFILAVIFYKSFIKVSKNEWSIGVLSGIAICATYSFQVVSLLYTTVTNATFISALSVIIIPVIESILKKKLPHRTLFISVFLCVIGLYLLTGWSGSFNFGDFLCLLCAISYSFYTLLIDRKGKHLNGINLSIIQLLTAAVLSLIIALFTEKIALAPIIDSWYILAFVGIFSTALVIPAQMICQKYTTPTKIGMIVLLEPVSAAILAFIFLHEILTISSIIGCCFIIGGLILAELKNV; encoded by the coding sequence ATGGACAAAACAAATGTTTTAAAGACTTCAACTACCAAAAGTCAAATGTACGCTGATTTGGGAATGGTTGTAGCAGCTATTATTTGGGGAACCAGTACAGTAATAACAAAAGTAGCATTAGTAAATTTATCACCCTTTACATTTCAAACTTTAAGATTTTCAATTGCATTTTTCATATTAGCTGTTATTTTCTATAAGAGTTTTATAAAAGTAAGTAAAAATGAATGGAGTATAGGTGTTCTTTCAGGTATTGCTATATGTGCTACATATTCTTTTCAAGTAGTCAGTCTTTTGTATACAACTGTAACCAATGCAACTTTCATCTCAGCTTTAAGTGTAATCATTATTCCTGTTATTGAATCTATTTTAAAGAAAAAATTACCCCATAGAACCCTTTTTATAAGTGTATTTTTGTGCGTCATAGGATTATATTTACTTACAGGATGGAGTGGTAGTTTTAATTTTGGAGATTTTTTATGCTTGTTGTGTGCTATTTCTTATTCTTTTTATACATTATTAATTGATCGAAAAGGAAAACATTTAAATGGTATTAATTTATCTATTATTCAATTGTTGACGGCAGCAGTATTAAGTCTTATCATTGCTCTCTTTACAGAAAAAATTGCTCTAGCTCCAATTATTGATTCTTGGTATATTCTTGCTTTTGTTGGGATATTTTCAACAGCATTAGTAATTCCAGCACAAATGATTTGTCAAAAATATACTACTCCTACTAAAATCGGAATGATCGTTTTATTAGAGCCTGTGTCAGCGGCTATTCTAGCTTTTATTTTTTTACATGAGATCCTTACCATTTCAAGCATTATAGGATGCTGTTTTATTATAGGGGGACTCATTTTGGCAGAACTCAAAAATGTATAA
- a CDS encoding DEAD/DEAH box helicase → MTTDFKGLGIQDELVNVLKQNGITKPTPIQQKSIPELLRGHDIIGQAQTGTGKTLAFILPTMEKIDTSKPYIQALIVTPTRELAIQVTDEAKKLIHAKNINLLAAYGGQDVERQIKKLKSGIHMVIGTPGRLLDHLRRKTIDFGKLKILILDEADQMLHMGFLKEVEDIIYHTPKARQTMLFSATMPSKVQSLAKRYMKEPKVIKVEGEKITLDEIKQIVIETTDRGKQDALCTAIDEYKPFMAMIFCRTKRRAKSLNEALQSKGYQSDELHGDLSQAKREKVMKAFRKFEIQYLVATDVAARGLDIEGITHVFNYDIPQDAESYIHRIGRTGRAGQAGIAITFVTPKDKEALHIIEKGIKMNLNRKKNVPKKDINHNTTRDRQNKKSDDFKKKNSAKGKKIKTERNNKWRKESASKRNKNTKGKKY, encoded by the coding sequence ATGACAACTGATTTTAAAGGACTTGGAATACAAGATGAATTAGTAAATGTATTAAAACAAAATGGAATTACAAAACCAACTCCTATACAACAAAAATCTATTCCAGAGCTTTTAAGAGGACACGATATCATTGGCCAAGCTCAAACAGGAACAGGAAAAACCCTTGCTTTTATACTACCCACTATGGAAAAGATAGATACAAGTAAACCTTATATACAAGCATTGATTGTAACTCCTACTAGAGAACTGGCGATTCAAGTTACAGATGAAGCAAAAAAATTGATTCATGCAAAAAACATTAACTTACTGGCTGCATATGGTGGACAAGATGTAGAGAGACAAATAAAAAAATTAAAAAGTGGTATTCATATGGTAATAGGTACACCTGGAAGATTATTAGATCATTTAAGACGAAAAACTATTGATTTTGGTAAACTAAAGATTCTTATATTAGATGAAGCAGATCAAATGTTACATATGGGGTTTTTAAAAGAAGTTGAGGATATCATTTATCATACACCAAAGGCAAGACAAACTATGCTTTTTTCTGCTACTATGCCTTCTAAAGTACAATCTCTTGCTAAAAGATATATGAAAGAACCTAAAGTAATAAAGGTAGAAGGAGAAAAAATTACATTAGATGAAATTAAGCAAATTGTTATTGAAACTACTGATAGAGGTAAGCAGGATGCTCTTTGCACTGCTATAGATGAATATAAGCCTTTCATGGCAATGATTTTTTGCCGTACGAAAAGAAGAGCAAAATCATTAAATGAAGCACTACAAAGTAAAGGATATCAGTCAGATGAACTTCATGGAGATCTTAGTCAAGCAAAAAGAGAAAAGGTCATGAAAGCTTTTAGAAAATTTGAAATACAATATTTAGTAGCAACAGATGTAGCAGCTAGAGGATTAGATATTGAAGGAATTACTCATGTGTTTAATTATGATATCCCACAGGATGCAGAAAGCTATATTCATAGAATTGGTCGTACAGGAAGAGCAGGACAAGCTGGTATTGCTATTACTTTTGTAACTCCAAAGGATAAAGAAGCTTTGCATATCATTGAAAAAGGAATAAAAATGAATTTAAATAGAAAGAAGAATGTTCCTAAAAAAGATATAAATCATAACACAACAAGAGATAGACAAAATAAGAAAAGTGATGATTTTAAGAAGAAAAATTCAGCAAAAGGAAAGAAAATTAAAACAGAAAGAAATAATAAATGGAGAAAAGAAAGTGCTTCTAAAAGAAATAAAAATACAAAAGGGAAAAAGTATTAA
- a CDS encoding HAMP domain-containing histidine kinase: MIEDPMSSMNQSLDFTIEIEGKIENRQLQFYVNNMNSPYINHLKVKRSDIIGKNISHIYDGFANIYYEVGNYLFQNPMKESISIYVKKKNETPEIVDFKEIMQEDCDFWQVMAYPFRRETDLIKLFIVIKDMSNDFNSMKEKRTIQDIEIYNDKIMSMSDMISNLSHAWRQPLNSLNFSIINLIDEIGNEPEDCEILDEYYQEIWQIIKNLSRKIEKFKSFFEMNYKKEFFDIKKYLDLVFEIMEEKIKKENIKINILTEEDIKMYGSPNEFVQLMYYIFFDILEYCKEVFDIYDRNLNIQIEENEEHIYIMIENEYDQEKYKDILLNLNHLSMLDNIIRKNMNGAIELKNDEDHKKVMIRFPLDIRGNGIWKE; encoded by the coding sequence TTGATAGAAGATCCAATGAGTTCTATGAATCAATCTTTAGATTTTACCATAGAAATAGAAGGTAAAATAGAAAATCGTCAATTACAATTTTATGTAAATAATATGAATAGTCCTTATATTAATCACTTAAAGGTAAAAAGAAGTGATATTATAGGAAAAAACATTTCTCATATATATGATGGCTTTGCCAATATCTATTATGAAGTAGGAAATTACTTATTTCAAAATCCTATGAAAGAAAGTATTAGCATATATGTGAAGAAAAAGAACGAAACTCCAGAAATTGTAGATTTTAAAGAAATTATGCAAGAGGATTGTGATTTCTGGCAGGTCATGGCATATCCTTTTAGAAGAGAAACGGATCTAATCAAATTATTTATCGTAATAAAGGATATGAGTAACGATTTTAACAGCATGAAGGAAAAAAGAACGATACAGGATATAGAAATTTATAATGATAAAATTATGAGTATGTCAGATATGATTTCTAATTTGTCTCATGCATGGAGACAACCTTTAAATAGTCTAAACTTTTCTATTATTAATCTTATAGATGAAATAGGAAATGAGCCAGAAGATTGTGAAATTTTAGATGAATATTACCAAGAAATATGGCAGATTATAAAGAATTTATCTAGAAAAATAGAAAAATTCAAATCATTTTTTGAAATGAATTATAAAAAGGAATTTTTTGATATAAAAAAATATCTGGATTTAGTTTTTGAAATCATGGAAGAAAAGATCAAAAAAGAAAATATAAAAATAAATATATTAACAGAAGAAGATATAAAAATGTATGGTTCGCCCAATGAATTTGTACAACTTATGTATTATATATTTTTTGATATTCTAGAATATTGTAAAGAAGTTTTTGATATTTATGATAGAAATTTAAATATTCAAATTGAAGAAAATGAAGAACATATATATATTATGATTGAAAATGAATATGATCAAGAAAAATACAAAGATATTTTACTGAATCTAAATCATTTATCTATGCTTGATAATATTATAAGGAAAAATATGAATGGTGCTATTGAATTAAAAAACGATGAGGATCATAAAAAGGTCATGATACGGTTTCCTTTAGATATAAGGGGGAATGGGATATGGAAGGAATAA
- a CDS encoding response regulator, which translates to MEGINALKNIKVLYVEDEPITRSQVFRFLKKRIGKVITAENGEDGIRKFIEHQPDVIITDLVMPDMSGIEMMKKIRGDGHRCPVIITSALSDSNTILETVDLKIEKYLIKPIDINILMKNLIEIAIEELEEQEDLLVVNHEFILTDDKKIELELEIRNLYSKYLKKVTGKGAKLIQVFIKGKEIEILLKENLTTLEENLLRTGDHFKSIEVIRTTIYEHTIKEVEKEIGDLINRKVNVKKIEICPREKYERLLLNIY; encoded by the coding sequence ATGGAAGGAATAAATGCACTAAAAAATATAAAAGTTTTATATGTAGAGGATGAACCCATCACAAGAAGTCAAGTTTTTAGATTCTTAAAAAAGAGGATTGGAAAAGTAATTACAGCAGAAAACGGAGAAGATGGTATTAGAAAGTTTATAGAACATCAACCTGATGTAATCATTACAGATTTAGTGATGCCAGATATGAGTGGGATTGAGATGATGAAAAAAATAAGAGGGGATGGTCATCGTTGTCCTGTAATTATTACTTCTGCCTTATCAGATTCTAATACTATTTTGGAAACAGTAGATTTAAAAATAGAAAAGTATTTAATTAAACCTATAGATATAAATATATTGATGAAAAATTTAATAGAAATTGCCATTGAAGAATTAGAGGAGCAAGAAGACTTATTAGTAGTCAATCATGAATTTATTTTAACAGATGATAAAAAAATTGAATTAGAGCTTGAAATTAGAAATTTATATTCAAAATACTTAAAAAAGGTTACAGGAAAAGGAGCAAAATTGATTCAAGTATTTATAAAAGGTAAAGAGATTGAAATCCTTTTAAAAGAAAATTTAACTACATTAGAAGAAAATCTTTTAAGGACAGGAGATCATTTTAAAAGTATAGAAGTGATTCGAACAACCATTTACGAACATACAATCAAAGAAGTTGAAAAAGAAATAGGAGATTTAATCAATCGAAAAGTAAATGTAAAAAAAATAGAAATATGCCCAAGGGAAAAATATGAAAGACTTTTATTAAATATATACTAA